A stretch of Desulfitobacterium dichloroeliminans LMG P-21439 DNA encodes these proteins:
- the rpmE gene encoding 50S ribosomal protein L31, with product MKEKTHPKYEQTTITCVCGEVIPTGSTKKDIKVEICSKCHPFYTGVQRFVDTGGRVDRFKKKYGM from the coding sequence ATGAAAGAAAAGACACACCCTAAATATGAACAAACCACTATCACTTGTGTATGCGGCGAAGTAATTCCAACTGGCAGCACTAAGAAAGACATTAAGGTGGAAATTTGTTCTAAATGCCATCCCTTCTATACCGGTGTTCAACGTTTTGTAGATACTGGTGGACGAGTGGACCGCTTTAAGAAAAAATACGGAATGTAA
- the fsa gene encoding fructose-6-phosphate aldolase, with protein sequence MEFLLDSANPEEIKQAWNMGVIAGITTNPSLVAKEGRGFHQLLEELIEIVDGPISAEVIALDTTGMLTEARELAAMHPHIVVKIPMTEDGLKAVKILSAEGIKTNVTLIFSAVQALLAARAGATYVSPFLGRLDDIGENGLLLLDDICEIFGVHGLETKVIAASIRNPVHVTEAARLGADYATVPFKVLRQLFKHPLTEAGIDKFLADWQKLK encoded by the coding sequence ATGGAATTTTTATTAGACTCAGCCAATCCAGAGGAGATTAAGCAAGCCTGGAATATGGGAGTTATCGCTGGAATTACGACGAATCCCAGCTTGGTGGCTAAAGAAGGAAGAGGTTTCCATCAGCTATTAGAGGAGCTAATCGAAATCGTCGATGGCCCGATCAGTGCTGAGGTTATCGCTTTAGATACGACCGGAATGCTGACTGAAGCTCGGGAACTTGCCGCTATGCATCCTCATATTGTGGTTAAGATTCCAATGACAGAGGATGGCCTCAAAGCAGTGAAGATTCTAAGCGCCGAAGGGATTAAAACCAACGTGACCTTGATCTTTTCAGCAGTTCAGGCCTTGTTAGCCGCACGGGCAGGAGCTACTTATGTAAGCCCTTTCTTGGGCAGGCTGGATGACATTGGTGAAAATGGTCTCCTCCTGCTTGATGATATTTGCGAGATTTTTGGAGTTCATGGTTTGGAGACCAAAGTGATTGCTGCCAGTATCCGTAACCCCGTGCATGTCACGGAAGCGGCCAGGCTGGGCGCGGATTACGCGACAGTACCCTTTAAAGTATTGCGCCAACTCTTCAAGCATCCTTTAACTGAGGCCGGAATCGATAAGTTTTTAGCCGATTGGCAGAAATTAAAGTAA
- the glpX gene encoding class II fructose-bisphosphatase: MERELTMEFARVTEAAALASARWVGRGNKEAADDAAVQAMRSVFDTIRMSGTVVIGEGEMDEAPMLYIGEKVGSGEPPELDVAVDPLEGTNIVAKGLAGAIAVVAIAKKGGLLHAPDMYMDKIAVGPQAKGKIHLDASVQDNLRSVAQALGKSMDDLTVVIMDRPRHDKIIHEVREAGARIRLITDGDVSPAVACAIEGTGIDIMMGVGGAPEGVLAAAALRCLGGEMQGRLWPENDADVLRAKSLGILDVSKLLTMNDLVCSDDVFFAATGITEGPLLKGVHFTAQGALTHTVVMRGKTGTVRFIEARHSFDKKPAYAMKGVI; the protein is encoded by the coding sequence ATGGAACGTGAGCTTACCATGGAATTTGCTCGGGTGACGGAGGCAGCGGCTTTAGCTTCAGCTCGTTGGGTTGGACGTGGTAACAAAGAGGCTGCTGACGATGCTGCTGTACAAGCCATGCGATCCGTTTTTGACACAATCCGTATGAGTGGAACGGTAGTCATCGGCGAAGGAGAAATGGATGAAGCGCCTATGCTCTACATCGGTGAAAAAGTGGGAAGTGGGGAACCTCCTGAGTTAGACGTGGCGGTAGATCCGCTCGAGGGTACAAATATTGTGGCTAAAGGTCTCGCTGGTGCGATTGCTGTGGTAGCGATAGCGAAAAAAGGCGGTCTTTTGCATGCACCGGATATGTATATGGACAAGATTGCTGTAGGCCCTCAAGCCAAGGGCAAGATTCACTTAGATGCTTCCGTGCAGGATAACTTGCGCAGTGTGGCCCAAGCCTTAGGAAAAAGCATGGATGATCTTACGGTCGTAATCATGGATCGCCCTCGGCATGACAAGATTATTCATGAGGTGCGAGAAGCAGGAGCGCGCATTCGTTTGATTACGGACGGAGATGTTTCACCTGCCGTCGCCTGTGCGATTGAAGGTACCGGGATAGATATAATGATGGGAGTTGGCGGAGCACCTGAAGGGGTGCTGGCTGCCGCTGCTTTGCGTTGTTTAGGTGGCGAAATGCAAGGAAGGCTTTGGCCGGAGAATGATGCTGATGTCCTGCGCGCGAAAAGCCTAGGCATTTTGGATGTAAGTAAATTATTAACCATGAATGATTTGGTTTGCTCCGATGATGTATTCTTTGCAGCTACGGGCATTACGGAAGGGCCTTTATTGAAAGGGGTGCACTTTACAGCCCAAGGCGCTCTGACACATACGGTCGTGATGCGGGGCAAAACCGGTACGGTTCGCTTTATTGAAGCGCGGCATAGCTTCGACAAGAAGCCTGCTTATGCCATGAAGGGTGTTATCTAG
- a CDS encoding class II fructose-1,6-bisphosphate aldolase, whose translation MSLVSMAELLQEAQRGHYAVGAFNCNNMEIVQAIVGAAEAEKSPVIVQASQGAIKYAGIEYIAAMTSLAAEKASVPVALHLDHGTSFAQVMSCVRNQFTSVMIDGSKLSLEENIALTNKVIEAVRPLGVSVEAELGKIGGTEDDITVSEKEALFTDPNEAERFVKETAVDALAIAIGTAHGQYKGVPQLDFDRLAEIRKRVNAPIVLHGSSGVPDEAIQRAISLGVCKVNIDTNIREAFVTAARKAMTDNPREIDPRKMLGPAREATIEIIREKIRLFGSSGKA comes from the coding sequence AGCTCAAAGGGGTCATTATGCGGTGGGGGCATTTAATTGTAACAATATGGAAATTGTTCAAGCTATTGTCGGTGCGGCAGAAGCAGAAAAATCCCCTGTCATCGTTCAGGCAAGTCAAGGCGCCATTAAATACGCGGGGATTGAATATATAGCAGCAATGACCAGCTTGGCAGCTGAGAAAGCCAGTGTGCCGGTAGCCCTTCATCTTGATCATGGTACCAGCTTTGCACAAGTGATGAGTTGCGTAAGAAATCAGTTTACCTCAGTGATGATTGACGGCTCAAAGCTCTCTCTTGAGGAGAACATCGCCCTAACCAATAAAGTTATCGAAGCGGTTCGCCCCTTAGGAGTCTCTGTAGAGGCAGAGCTGGGTAAGATTGGGGGAACAGAAGACGATATTACCGTCAGTGAAAAGGAGGCCCTCTTTACCGATCCCAATGAGGCTGAACGTTTTGTGAAGGAGACCGCAGTCGATGCCCTAGCCATTGCTATCGGAACTGCCCATGGACAGTATAAAGGGGTCCCACAGCTTGATTTTGATCGTCTTGCAGAAATCCGTAAGCGGGTCAACGCCCCCATTGTTTTGCATGGTTCGTCGGGGGTTCCGGATGAGGCCATTCAAAGAGCAATCTCTCTTGGTGTCTGTAAAGTCAATATCGACACCAACATTCGGGAGGCTTTTGTTACGGCAGCCCGCAAGGCCATGACTGATAATCCACGCGAGATTGACCCTAGGAAAATGCTGGGACCGGCTCGTGAAGCGACCATTGAGATTATCCGTGAAAAGATCCGCCTTTTCGGGAGCAGCGGAAAAGCCTAA
- a CDS encoding peptidoglycan DD-metalloendopeptidase family protein, giving the protein MNISKHKRGGFLFKGCALLLVCSFWINAGISIGYCQEESTVVQFSIVTLQEGQTIEDLAKKYQTTAQQIRLDNQAVSLKPGATVTIREQAGRNSTVDIIETPAAFEALSRGTHRIWNWPVHARISSDYGWRNGEFHHGIDLAIPHGTDVLAAREGKVVKARWMDIYGFTVLLDHGNGVQSLYAHNQKLLVEPGDWVEQGEAIAISGDTGRSTGPHLHFEIRLQGKAIDPLPYLPPMS; this is encoded by the coding sequence ATGAACATAAGTAAACACAAGCGAGGGGGATTCTTGTTTAAAGGGTGTGCCCTATTACTTGTGTGCAGTTTCTGGATCAATGCCGGGATTTCTATTGGATATTGCCAAGAAGAAAGTACGGTGGTTCAATTTTCTATCGTCACGTTGCAAGAAGGACAGACTATTGAAGACTTAGCGAAGAAGTATCAAACGACAGCCCAGCAGATTCGGTTGGACAACCAAGCGGTTAGCTTAAAACCAGGTGCTACTGTGACCATTCGAGAACAGGCCGGCAGGAATTCAACAGTAGATATTATTGAGACTCCGGCGGCGTTCGAAGCCCTTTCACGTGGGACCCATCGGATTTGGAACTGGCCAGTCCACGCTCGTATTAGCTCGGATTATGGCTGGCGAAATGGAGAATTTCATCACGGCATTGATTTAGCTATTCCTCATGGCACAGATGTTTTAGCTGCTCGGGAAGGTAAAGTGGTCAAGGCGCGATGGATGGATATCTATGGTTTCACAGTACTTCTGGATCACGGCAATGGTGTACAGAGTCTCTATGCGCACAATCAAAAACTGCTGGTTGAGCCCGGTGACTGGGTCGAGCAGGGTGAGGCTATAGCTATTTCCGGAGATACGGGAAGAAGTACCGGTCCCCATCTCCACTTTGAGATACGACTTCAGGGAAAAGCTATTGATCCTCTGCCTTATCTCCCTCCAATGAGCTAA